A region of the Candidatus Bathyarchaeota archaeon genome:
ATTGTCCCATGAATTTAACCGCTGGAATTGCCTCATTGATACCCGTGTGCATACCTCCATAAGTACAATAAACTACGACGTTTGCCGAAGGTCTTCGTGGGGAAGTAAGTTTTACCTCGCCTTCCTCATTGTATTTCTGCAGGAGCCTCCTGTGAAGTTCAATCATGGGTTTACCTGGGAGCTGCCCATACACTCCAGATCCGGCAAATATGAAGTCGAATTTCAGTACATCCAGATCCATATCCCCACTAGTTAC
Encoded here:
- a CDS encoding flavodoxin, which translates into the protein VTSGDMDLDVLKFDFIFAGSGVYGQLPGKPMIELHRRLLQKYNEEGEVKLTSPRRPSANVVVYCTYGGMHTGINEAIPAVKFMGQLYDHLGYTIAGEWYIVGEYKTNRFRDHSISGRLGDIQGRPNTEDLKEVAEKVKGIFKAFSF